The genomic segment GCGGCACCTGCAAGCATACCCAGTGTTTCAGCCGACTGATAAAAGCCAAACCACTGAGCACCTCCGCGTCCTTCTGCATAGGCCGGAAGGACAGCGTTCAGCATCCCGAACAGCATGTTGGCGATTATTGTTGCAGGAATAAACCTGGAAATAAAAGATTGCCGGACACTTGTCAGTCCGCTGACAAGAGAGCGGGTATAATCACTTAGCATATCTTTCAGCGTCTTTTTATCCGAATCTTCATGACGGATCACTCGAGGGTCGATGCGGATCAGAAAAAAGCATGCCGCGCTGCACACATTGAACAGAACCGAAAACAGATACAGATGCAGCGGGTTAAAGTAGACCAGCATAGCTCCCACAAGTGCGGTAAAAACGATCTGCAGTGTCTGATAGGTGATATTCATCAGAGCGTTTGCGGATGAAAGTTTTTGAGATGCAACAAACCGGGGAATGAGCGTCATCTCTGCAGGATTGCTGAACAGGGACAGAATCGCGACGACCGGCGTGAAGACAATGAAAGCCAGGACATGATGCCAGACGGTCATATATAGCGAAAAAGCAGCGATGACGGTCATTATCTGACCGGCTTCGGTTGCGATCAGCAGTTTTTTCTTATCAAATTTTTCAATCAGTGGGCCAGCCAGAAACTGAAGCATCATCGGCGTCAGAACCAGAAAACCGGTGATTCCGGTATAGAGCGTGTTTCCGGTTATATGATAAATCAACCAGATCAGTGAGACATTGTAAAAGCAGTCTCCGACATTACTGAAAATCCGACCGCTCAGGAGTTTCCAAAAATTCAAGGTCATACGCCATCATCCCCGGAATATTAAAATGACAACCATGTCGTTATTATAAGCGACACTCACGTCTCTTTCAACCTTTTTCTTGAAAATGGAAGATACATGTATACGAAAGATAAAGAATAACAAAAAATATTGTAAATCCTCAGTGTTCTGCTAAAATGAAATTTGGGCGCTTTTTTGGAAGGGCCGGATAGAAGCCTGAGTGTTTTATGATCGGAGGTGGATTTAATGCATTTTTTGTCGAAAAATGATAAGTTTTTGAATATGTTGTCGTTGATTTCGCTCAATCTTGAAGAAGCCGGGCGTTTTTTTTCGGAATCGAAAATCACGAATAAAGAGGATCTGCATGTCTTTTCAAAGAAAATGAAGAGTTTCGAACGGAAAGGGGATTCATATGTTCATGAACTGATCATTTCTCTGAATAAAACCTTTGTGACTCCGCTTGCACGCGAAGATATTCTCGAAC from the Sporolactobacillus sp. Y61 genome contains:
- a CDS encoding MFS transporter, with translation MTLNFWKLLSGRIFSNVGDCFYNVSLIWLIYHITGNTLYTGITGFLVLTPMMLQFLAGPLIEKFDKKKLLIATEAGQIMTVIAAFSLYMTVWHHVLAFIVFTPVVAILSLFSNPAEMTLIPRFVASQKLSSANALMNITYQTLQIVFTALVGAMLVYFNPLHLYLFSVLFNVCSAACFFLIRIDPRVIRHEDSDKKTLKDMLSDYTRSLVSGLTSVRQSFISRFIPATIIANMLFGMLNAVLPAYAEGRGGAQWFGFYQSAETLGMLAGAALAPVLKNIPLGKLTAGSFFISGIVWLFSYFTGNLEYSWPAV